In Trichocoleus desertorum NBK24, the following are encoded in one genomic region:
- a CDS encoding FkbM family methyltransferase — MRFLPKAQHRLAKNYAGNFQLQVDTTYPIEASVWLAGVYDLTTTRFLQQVLREDDIFLDIGANCGAITLVAASCIETGKVYAFEPGPTIRSRLQANLDLNPSLKDIVQVVPLGLGQQRCQLSYFEDQAYRGNGGLCDSDQGTIVEVLPLDEWMSLASLTKIDVIKLDVEGMEYDVLLGSKTVLTTHYPTIYFETLPGFFINKPYSIRTIYEFLTNLGYVIVGPKKPYAPIPLDGPYPANSVAIHPTQMHRLGRSH, encoded by the coding sequence GTGCGATTTTTACCAAAAGCCCAGCACCGTTTAGCCAAGAACTACGCTGGGAATTTTCAGTTGCAGGTAGACACGACTTATCCGATTGAGGCATCGGTTTGGTTGGCAGGAGTTTACGATCTCACCACTACTCGGTTCTTGCAACAGGTATTACGAGAAGATGATATTTTTCTCGATATTGGTGCTAACTGTGGTGCGATTACATTAGTTGCTGCTAGCTGTATTGAAACAGGCAAGGTTTACGCTTTTGAACCAGGACCTACCATTCGATCGCGACTCCAAGCCAATCTAGATTTGAACCCCAGCCTCAAAGATATTGTGCAAGTTGTACCGTTGGGTTTGGGCCAACAGCGATGCCAACTTTCCTATTTTGAAGATCAAGCCTATCGAGGCAATGGTGGGTTATGCGATAGCGACCAAGGAACAATCGTAGAAGTGTTGCCGCTTGATGAATGGATGAGCTTAGCGTCACTGACAAAAATAGATGTGATTAAGCTTGATGTTGAAGGGATGGAGTACGACGTACTTCTGGGCAGCAAAACGGTTTTGACGACTCACTACCCCACCATTTATTTTGAAACTTTGCCCGGATTTTTTATCAATAAGCCCTACAGTATTCGTACAATTTATGAGTTTTTGACGAATCTAGGCTATGTCATTGTTGGCCCTAAAAAACCCTATGCTCCCATTCCCTTAGATGGGCCTTATCCTGCCAATTCAGTTGCCATCCATCCTACCCAAATGCACCGTCTAGGGCGATCGCATTAG